The following coding sequences lie in one Acropora palmata chromosome 3, jaAcrPala1.3, whole genome shotgun sequence genomic window:
- the LOC141876468 gene encoding uncharacterized protein LOC141876468 isoform X1: MCIIAGSGARLPTAKRVKGFLELSDVSVGEFEQASSTRVTSIYSGDTVTHGLLVESSVRLNLGHSSGPCISTISAAVGMESFFIHSHECQQRDAVRVYGTALGQNISFEKAKRMIYSRDREALLCEILDAVNQHYTVLVAVKVAIGVHIAVAIAETTDAIGGRYCYVRNVCGKASGQASGVSSELGRDDDDYMEISRTGSNGYRRVNCRRNGKVSKSIGSGGDMKRTTVGHGKRGTYNIGRGVATGSDKGGGEGSGGGQSGSGSRRGSSSGGGSGSGGGSGSGSGSGSSSGSGSGGGSGSGCGGGSASGSGSDGGSGRGSGNGKGRGRGSGNGRDDNSGSGGDSKTNDKRKRNGGNGSGIGSGSGSGSGSGSGSGGGSGSSIGSGSGGGSGSGSGGGSGSGSGSGSGGGNGSGIGSGSGGGSGSGSGGGSGSGIGSGSGSGSGSGGGSGSGIGSGSGGGSGSGSGGGSGSGIGSGSGSGSGSGGGSGSGIGSGSGSGSGSGGGSGSGIGSGSGSGCGSGGGSGSASGIGSGSGSGSGSGSGSANGIGSGSGSGSGSGSGGGSGSASGIGSGSGSGSGSGGGSASGIGSGSGSGSGSGSGGGSGSASGIGSGSGSGSGSGGGSASGIGSGRGSGSGSGGGSVSATGIGSGSGSGSGSGSASASGSGSGSVSVSGSGSGRVSGVGNGGGGGSVSITGSCSIRGDGSESGTASGNGSGSGSGSVSASVNGSVRVDVSGNANGVVYSCNGVNGSVCDKVHPIGSSSSSRYWKSPWQWQWQWSWRWKWHWYWKRSRISCGGGEVIS; this comes from the coding sequence CCATTCTTCAGGGCCTTGCATATCGACAATTTCAGCTGCAGTAGGCATGGAGTCGTTTTTCATACACAGCCATGAGTGTCAGCAACGAGATGCCGTACGTGTTTATGGTACAGCTCTTggtcaaaatatttcttttgagAAGGCCAAACGAATGATCTACAGCAGGGACAGAGAAGCCCTGCTGTGTGAAATTCTAGACGCTGTAAACCAACACTACACTGTTTTAGTGGCAGTGAAGGTGGCAATTGGTGTGCACATTGCTGTTGCGATAGCAGAAACGACAGATGCCATTGGTGGCAGGTATTGTTACGTTCGAAATGTATGTGGCAAAGCCAGTGGTCAAGCAAGCGGTGTTAGCAGTGAGCTTGGTAGGGATGACGATGATTACATGGAAATAAGCAGGACCGGTAGCAATGGCTATCGAAGAGTCAACTGCAGAAGAAATGGTAAAGTCAGTAAGAGCATTGGCAGCGGTGGTGATATGAAGAGAACTACAGTTGGTCATGGAAAAAGAGGTACCTATAATATCGGAAGAGGTGTTGCCACTGGCAGTGACAAAGGCGGCGGAGAAGGAAGTGGTGGTGGTCAAAGTGGCAGTGGCAGCAGAAGAGGAAGCAGCAGTGGCGGCGGAAGTGGCAGTGGCGGCGGAAGTGGCAGTGGCAGCGGAAGTGGCAGTAGCAGCGGAAGTGGCAGTGGTGGTGGAAGTGGCAGTGGCTGCGGAGGTGGCAGTGCTAGCGGAAGTGGCAGTGACGGAGGGAGCGGCCGCGGAAGTGGCAATGGAAAAGGTAGAGGTAGAGGCAGCGGAAATGGCAGGGATGACAACAGTGGCAGTGGCGGTGACAGTAAGACAAacgataaaagaaaaaggaacgGTGGAAATGGTAGTGGTATTGGCAGCGGTagtggcagtggcagtggtAGCGGCAGTGGCAGTGGTGGAGGTAGTGGAAGTAGTATTGGCAGCGGTAGTGGTGGAggcagtggcagtggcagtggtGGAGGCAGTGGAAGTGGTAGCGGCAGTGGCAGTGGTGGAGGCAATGGAAGTGGGATTGGCAGTGGCAGTGGTGGAGGTagtggcagtggcagtggtGGAGGTAGTGGAAGTGGCATTGGCAGCGGTAGTGGTAGCGGCAGTGGCAGTGGTGGAGGCAGTGGAAGTGGGATTGGCAGTGGCAGTGGTGGAGGTagtggcagtggcagtggtGGAGGCAGTGGAAGTGGCATTGGCAGCGGTAGTGGAAGCGGCAGTGGCAGTGGTGGAGGCAGTGGAAGTGGCATTGGCAGCGGTAGTGGTAGCGGCAGTGGCAGCGGTGGAGGCAGTGGAAGTGGCATTGGCAGTGGAAGTGGTAGCGGATGTGGCAGTGGTGGAGGCAGTGGAAGTGCCAGTGGAATTGGAAGCGGTAGTGGCAGTGGCAGCGGTAGTGGCAGTGGAAGTGCAAATGGAATTGGTagtggcagtggcagtggcagtggaAGTGGTAGTGGCGGAGGTAGTGGAAGTGCCAGTGGAATTGGAAGCGGTAGTGGCAGTGGCAGCGGCAGTGGCGGTGGAAGTGCCAGTGGCATTGGAagtggcagtggcagtggaAGTGGTAGTGGCAGTGGCGGAGGTAGTGGAAGTGCCAGTGGAATTGGAAGCGGTAGTGGCAGTGGCAGCGGCAGTGGCGGTGGAAGTGCCAGTGGCATTGGTAGCGGCCGTGGCAGTGGAAGTGGTAGTGGCGGAGGCAGTGTAAGTGCCACTGGAATtggcagtggcagtggcagCGGCAGCGGCAGTGGAAGTGCCAGTGCCAGTGGAAGTGGAAGTGGAAGTGTCAGTGTCAGTGGTAGTGGAAGTGGGAGGGTCAGTGGCGTTGGTAATGGTGGTGGCGGTGGTAGTGTCAGTATCACTGGCAGTTGCAGCATCAGAGGTGATGGCAGTGAGAGCGGGACTGCTAGTGGCAAtggcagtggcagtggcagtggcagtgTTAGTGCCAGTGTTAATGGCAGTGTCAGAGTTGATGTCAGTGGCAATGCTAATGGCGTTGTTTATTCCTGTAACGGTGTTAATGGAAGTGTCTGTGACAAAGTTCATCCCATTGgaagtagtagtagcagtaggTATTGGAAGTCGCCAtggcagtggcagtggcaATGGTCGTGGCGGTGGAAGTGGCATTGGTACTGGAAACGTAGCCGTATTAGCTGTGGAGGTGGAGAAGTTATTTCCTAG
- the LOC141876468 gene encoding uncharacterized protein LOC141876468 isoform X2: MELMSHSSGPCISTISAAVGMESFFIHSHECQQRDAVRVYGTALGQNISFEKAKRMIYSRDREALLCEILDAVNQHYTVLVAVKVAIGVHIAVAIAETTDAIGGRYCYVRNVCGKASGQASGVSSELGRDDDDYMEISRTGSNGYRRVNCRRNGKVSKSIGSGGDMKRTTVGHGKRGTYNIGRGVATGSDKGGGEGSGGGQSGSGSRRGSSSGGGSGSGGGSGSGSGSGSSSGSGSGGGSGSGCGGGSASGSGSDGGSGRGSGNGKGRGRGSGNGRDDNSGSGGDSKTNDKRKRNGGNGSGIGSGSGSGSGSGSGSGGGSGSSIGSGSGGGSGSGSGGGSGSGSGSGSGGGNGSGIGSGSGGGSGSGSGGGSGSGIGSGSGSGSGSGGGSGSGIGSGSGGGSGSGSGGGSGSGIGSGSGSGSGSGGGSGSGIGSGSGSGSGSGGGSGSGIGSGSGSGCGSGGGSGSASGIGSGSGSGSGSGSGSANGIGSGSGSGSGSGSGGGSGSASGIGSGSGSGSGSGGGSASGIGSGSGSGSGSGSGGGSGSASGIGSGSGSGSGSGGGSASGIGSGRGSGSGSGGGSVSATGIGSGSGSGSGSGSASASGSGSGSVSVSGSGSGRVSGVGNGGGGGSVSITGSCSIRGDGSESGTASGNGSGSGSGSVSASVNGSVRVDVSGNANGVVYSCNGVNGSVCDKVHPIGSSSSSRYWKSPWQWQWQWSWRWKWHWYWKRSRISCGGGEVIS, encoded by the exons ATGGAGCTAATGAG CCATTCTTCAGGGCCTTGCATATCGACAATTTCAGCTGCAGTAGGCATGGAGTCGTTTTTCATACACAGCCATGAGTGTCAGCAACGAGATGCCGTACGTGTTTATGGTACAGCTCTTggtcaaaatatttcttttgagAAGGCCAAACGAATGATCTACAGCAGGGACAGAGAAGCCCTGCTGTGTGAAATTCTAGACGCTGTAAACCAACACTACACTGTTTTAGTGGCAGTGAAGGTGGCAATTGGTGTGCACATTGCTGTTGCGATAGCAGAAACGACAGATGCCATTGGTGGCAGGTATTGTTACGTTCGAAATGTATGTGGCAAAGCCAGTGGTCAAGCAAGCGGTGTTAGCAGTGAGCTTGGTAGGGATGACGATGATTACATGGAAATAAGCAGGACCGGTAGCAATGGCTATCGAAGAGTCAACTGCAGAAGAAATGGTAAAGTCAGTAAGAGCATTGGCAGCGGTGGTGATATGAAGAGAACTACAGTTGGTCATGGAAAAAGAGGTACCTATAATATCGGAAGAGGTGTTGCCACTGGCAGTGACAAAGGCGGCGGAGAAGGAAGTGGTGGTGGTCAAAGTGGCAGTGGCAGCAGAAGAGGAAGCAGCAGTGGCGGCGGAAGTGGCAGTGGCGGCGGAAGTGGCAGTGGCAGCGGAAGTGGCAGTAGCAGCGGAAGTGGCAGTGGTGGTGGAAGTGGCAGTGGCTGCGGAGGTGGCAGTGCTAGCGGAAGTGGCAGTGACGGAGGGAGCGGCCGCGGAAGTGGCAATGGAAAAGGTAGAGGTAGAGGCAGCGGAAATGGCAGGGATGACAACAGTGGCAGTGGCGGTGACAGTAAGACAAacgataaaagaaaaaggaacgGTGGAAATGGTAGTGGTATTGGCAGCGGTagtggcagtggcagtggtAGCGGCAGTGGCAGTGGTGGAGGTAGTGGAAGTAGTATTGGCAGCGGTAGTGGTGGAggcagtggcagtggcagtggtGGAGGCAGTGGAAGTGGTAGCGGCAGTGGCAGTGGTGGAGGCAATGGAAGTGGGATTGGCAGTGGCAGTGGTGGAGGTagtggcagtggcagtggtGGAGGTAGTGGAAGTGGCATTGGCAGCGGTAGTGGTAGCGGCAGTGGCAGTGGTGGAGGCAGTGGAAGTGGGATTGGCAGTGGCAGTGGTGGAGGTagtggcagtggcagtggtGGAGGCAGTGGAAGTGGCATTGGCAGCGGTAGTGGAAGCGGCAGTGGCAGTGGTGGAGGCAGTGGAAGTGGCATTGGCAGCGGTAGTGGTAGCGGCAGTGGCAGCGGTGGAGGCAGTGGAAGTGGCATTGGCAGTGGAAGTGGTAGCGGATGTGGCAGTGGTGGAGGCAGTGGAAGTGCCAGTGGAATTGGAAGCGGTAGTGGCAGTGGCAGCGGTAGTGGCAGTGGAAGTGCAAATGGAATTGGTagtggcagtggcagtggcagtggaAGTGGTAGTGGCGGAGGTAGTGGAAGTGCCAGTGGAATTGGAAGCGGTAGTGGCAGTGGCAGCGGCAGTGGCGGTGGAAGTGCCAGTGGCATTGGAagtggcagtggcagtggaAGTGGTAGTGGCAGTGGCGGAGGTAGTGGAAGTGCCAGTGGAATTGGAAGCGGTAGTGGCAGTGGCAGCGGCAGTGGCGGTGGAAGTGCCAGTGGCATTGGTAGCGGCCGTGGCAGTGGAAGTGGTAGTGGCGGAGGCAGTGTAAGTGCCACTGGAATtggcagtggcagtggcagCGGCAGCGGCAGTGGAAGTGCCAGTGCCAGTGGAAGTGGAAGTGGAAGTGTCAGTGTCAGTGGTAGTGGAAGTGGGAGGGTCAGTGGCGTTGGTAATGGTGGTGGCGGTGGTAGTGTCAGTATCACTGGCAGTTGCAGCATCAGAGGTGATGGCAGTGAGAGCGGGACTGCTAGTGGCAAtggcagtggcagtggcagtggcagtgTTAGTGCCAGTGTTAATGGCAGTGTCAGAGTTGATGTCAGTGGCAATGCTAATGGCGTTGTTTATTCCTGTAACGGTGTTAATGGAAGTGTCTGTGACAAAGTTCATCCCATTGgaagtagtagtagcagtaggTATTGGAAGTCGCCAtggcagtggcagtggcaATGGTCGTGGCGGTGGAAGTGGCATTGGTACTGGAAACGTAGCCGTATTAGCTGTGGAGGTGGAGAAGTTATTTCCTAG